In the genome of Raphanus sativus cultivar WK10039 chromosome 4, ASM80110v3, whole genome shotgun sequence, one region contains:
- the LOC108850842 gene encoding protein CENTRORADIALIS-like, whose translation MARISSDPLMVGRVIGDVVDNCLQVVKMTVTYNCDKQVYNGHELFPSAVTNKPKVEVHGGDMRSFFTLVMTDPDVPGPSDPYLREHLHWIVTDIPGTTDVTFGKEIVGYEMPRPNIGIHRFVYLLFKQNRRGSVVSVPSYRDQFNTRMFAYENDLGLPVAAVFFNCQRETAARRR comes from the exons ATGGCCCGTATATCGTCAGACCCGCTTATGGTTGGGAGAGTGATCGGAGACGTTGTGGACAATTGTTTGCAGGTGGTGAAAATGACAGTGACTTATAACTGCGACAAGCAAGTCTACAATGGCCATGAACTTTTCCCTTCTGCAGTTACAAACAAACCTAAAGTTGAAGTTCATGGGGGTGACATGAGGTCATTCTTCACTTTG GTCATGACTGATCCTGATGTTCCTGGACCTAGTGATCCTTATCTGAGGGAGCACTTGCACTG GATTGTTACCGATATCCCAGGGACAACCGACGTGACATTTG gAAAGGAAATAGTAGGGTACGAGATGCCTCGGCCAAACATAGGGATCCACCGATTTGTGTATTTGCTTTTCAAGCAGAACCGTAGAGGAAGTGTGGTTTCTGTTCCGTCTTACAGAGACCAATTCAACACTCGGATGTTTGCATATGAGAACGATCTCGGCCTCCCCGTTGCAGCTGTTTTCTTCAACTGCCAGCGTGAGACCGCCGCTAGACGCCGTTAA
- the LOC108838992 gene encoding uncharacterized protein LOC108838992, with translation MGKRDKKPNRRRHKGEFSNDGEDFYDQHPPAAPSVVDEDEENSEEEEEEEGSDELQSSSDLPSKFLLYQQSVQSPKGDISYLQKFFLMYVGGRQPLHFQEDFCGTALLSAEWLKADTRRTAVGLDFDLEALEWCMDNNISKLGADVYSRMSLLHGNVLTPLDAKHVTSKSHELIQNISLDDEGDDDKEDLADDPGVESDSLPKRDIVCAFNFSCCCLHKRSELVTYFKNAREALSKKGGIFVMDLYGGASAEGQLKLQRKFPTFTYTWEQAEFDIVSRKTRISLHYHLQKQNRKIRHAFSYSWRLWSLPEIKDCMEEAGFRSVHFWLREMPDASEMRRTDGFGAGRDIKYEEVKNFQQCDAWNAYIVAVSV, from the exons ATGGGAAAACGAGACAAAAAGCCAAATCGACGTCGCCACAAAGGAGAATTCTCGAATGATGGCGAAGATTTCTACGATCAACACCCTCCGGCTGCTCCCTCCGTCGTcgacgaagacgaagaaaactctgaggaagaagaagaagaagaaggaagcgACGAGCTTCAGTCTTCATCCGATTTGCCCTCAAAGTTCCTTTTATACCAACAATCAGTGCAG TCACCAAAAGGAGACATAAGCTACTTGCAGAAGTTCTTTTTGATGTATGTGGGTGGAAGGCAGCCTCTCCATTTCCAAGAAGATTTCTGCGGCACTGCTCTCTTAag TGCGGAGTGGCTGAAGGCTGACACGAGGCGGACAGCTGTAGGGCTAGATTTCGACCTCGAGGCGCTGGAATGGTGCATGGACAACAACATCAGCAAGCTCGGTGCTGACGTGTACTCGAGGATGTCTCTTCTCCACGGGAATGTTCTGACCCCTCTTGACGCTAAGCATGTGACTTCCAAATCCCATGAGCTGATACAAAACATCAGCTTGGATGATGAGGGTGATGATGATAAAGAAGATTTGGCTGATGATCCTGGAGTCGAATCAGATTCGTTGCCGAAGAGGGATATCGTGTGTGCTTTCAATTTCAGTTGCTGTTGCCTACACAAACGCTCGGAGTTGGTTACTTACTTCAAGAACGCGCGTGAGGCCTTGTCCAAGAAAGGTGGTATCTTTGTTATGGACTTGTATGGAGGTGCTTCTGCTGAGGGACAGTTGAAGCTTCAACGGAAGTTCCCAACTTTCacg TATACATGGGAGCAGGCCGAGTTTGATATTGTTAGTCGCAAGACAAGGATCAGTCTTCACTATCACCTTCAGAAGCAGAACAGAAAGATTCGCCATGCTTTTTCTTATAGCTGGAGACT gTGGTCATTACCGGAGATAAAGGACTGTATGGAAGAAGCCGGGTTTAGATCAGTCCATTTCTGGCTCAGGGAAATGCCAGACGCTTCTGAAATGCGTAGAACAGATGGGTTTGGTGCAGGACGTGATATCAAGTACGAAGAAGTCAAGAACTTTCAACAGTGCGATGCTTGGAATGCTTACATTGTTGCCGTCAGCGTTTAG
- the LOC108851399 gene encoding pentatricopeptide repeat-containing protein At2g27610 yields the protein MQFRPTIWRHQSLKNLKPNFRIYSLGVVTTPSRFHCAHNMFDKSPDRVQENHTSLLFGYSRDGRTQEATRLFLTIHRSGTEMDCSIFSSVLKVSATLCDELLGKQLHTQCVKFGFLDDVSVGTSLVDTYMKGGNVKDGRNVFNEMKERNVVTWTTLISGYARNGSNEEVLKLFMRMYQEGTEPNSFTFAAALGVLAGEGASGRRGCQVHTVVVKNGLDKTVPVSNSLINLYLKCGDIRKARILFDKTEAKSVVTWNSMISGYAGNGLDLEALRMFHSMRLSHVRLSESSFASVIKLCANLKELRFAEQLHCSVVKYGFSLDQNIRTALMVVYSKCRVMCDALRLFEETGFHGNVVTWTAMISGFLQNDGREEAVGLFNEMRRKGVRPNEFTYSVILTALPVISPEEVHPQVLKTNYERSSTVGTALLDAYVKLGKAEEAAKVFSGIDDKDIVAWSAMLAGYAQTGEAEAAVKMFSELTKGGMKPNEFTLSSVLNVCAAASASSGQGKQFHGFAIKSRVDHSVCVSSALVTMYAKKGDIESAEAVFKRQGESERDLVSWNSMISGYAQHGEATKALDVFQEMKRRKVRMDGVTFIGVFAACTHAGLVEEGEKYFDIMVKECKIAPTKEHNSCMVDLYSRAGLLEKAVEVIENMTYPAGSTIWRTILAACRVHKKTELGRLAAKKIIDMKPEDSAAYVLLSNMYAESGDWQERAKVRKLMEERKVKKEAGYSWIEVKNKTHAFLAGDRSHPLRDEIYKKLEGLSRRVKDLGYEPDTSYVLQDVDDEHKEAVLAQHSERLAIAFGLIATPKGSRLLIIKNLRVCGDCHAVIKMIAKIEEREIVVRDTNRFHHFSSDGVCSCGDFW from the coding sequence ATGCAATTCAGACCGACAATATGGAGACATCAATCTCTGAAGAACCTCAAACCCAACTTCAGAATCTACAGCCTCGGTGTTGTCACTACACCGTCTCGTTTCCACTGTGCACACAACATGTTCGACAAAAGTCCTGACCGAGTTCAAGAAAACCACACAAGCTTGCTCTTCGGTTACTCTCGCGACGGACGCACTCAAGAAGCGACGAGACTCTTCTTAACCATCCACCGTTCCGGAACGGAGATGGACTGCTCGATCTTCTCCTCCGTGCTAAAGGTTTCCGCTACTCTATGCGACGAGCTTCTCGGCAAACAGCTTCACACCCAATGCGTAAAGTTCGGGTTTTTAGACGATGTGAGCGTCGGCACGTCCCTAGTCGACACGTACATGAAAGGCGGTAACGTTAAAGACGGAAGAAACGTTTTCAACGAGATGAAAGAGAGGAACGTTGTTACTTGGACTACTTTGATAAGCGGGTACGCGAGGAACGGGTCCAACGAGGAAGTCCTGAAGCTGTTTATGAGAATGTATCAAGAAGGGACTGAGCCTAACTCGTTTACCTTTGCAGCTGCTCTCGGAGTTTTGGCTGGAGAAGGAGCGAGTGGGAGGAGGGGGTGTCAAGTGCACACGGTCGTGGTCAAGAACGGTTTAGACAAGACCGTTCCGGTTTCCAACTCTCTGATTAATCTGTATCTCAAATGCGGTGACATTAGGAAAGCTAGAATCTTGTTTGATAAGACTGAAGCAAAGAGTGTGGTTACGTGGAACAGTATGATCTCGGGGTATGCAGGGAACGGTCTTGATTTAGAAGCGTTGAGAATGTTTCACTCTATGAGGCTTAGCCACGTCAGATTATCTGAATCTAGCTTTGCTTCCGTTATCAAGCTCTGCGCTAACCTCAAAGAGCTGAGGTTCGCGGAGCAGCTCCATTGCAGCGTTGTCAAATACGGGTTTTCGCTTGATCAGAACATAAGGACGGCTCTGATGGTGGTTTATAGTAAATGCAGAGTGATGTGTGATGCTCTTAGGCTGTTCGAAGAGACGGGCTTCCACGGGAACGTTGTCACGTGGACGGCTATGATCAGTGGTTTCTTGCAGAACGATGGGAGAGAGGAAGCTGTGGGGTTGTTTAATGAGATGAGGAGGAAAGGTGTTAGACCGAACGAGTTCACTTATTCCGTAATCCTCACTGCTCTTCCTGTGATATCTCCGGAAGAGGTTCATCCACAAGTTTTAAAGACCAACTACGAGAGATCCTCCACGGTTGGGACCGCTCTTCTAGACGCTTATGTGAAGTTAGGCAAAGCAGAGGAGGCTGCGAAAGTTTTCAGCGGTATTGATGATAAAGATATCGTCGCTTGGTCGGCGATGCTTGCGGGATATGCTCAGACCGGAGAGGCGGAAGCAGCTGTAAAGATGTTTAGCGAGCTCACAAAGGGAGGGATGAAACCGAACGAGTTCACGTTATCCAGCGTCCTCAACGTGTGTGCTGCCGCTTCAGCTTCTTCCGGACAGGGAAAGCAGTTCCACGGGTTTGCTATAAAATCAAGAGTGGATCACTCTGTGTGTGTTAGCAGCGCTCTTGTAACCATGTATGCAAAGAAAGGCGACATCGAGAGCGCGGAAGCGGTCTTTAAAAGGCAGGGAGAGTCGGAGAGAGATCTAGTGTCGTGGAACTCGATGATCTCCGGGTATGCACAGCACGGGGAAGCTACAAAGGCTCTCGATGTTTTCCAGGAGATGAAGAGGCGGAAGGTGAGAATGGATGGCGTAACGTTCATAGGAGTGTTCGCTGCTTGTACACACGCAGGGCTAGTAGAAGAAGGGGAGAAGTATTTCGATATAATGGTGAAGGAATGCAAGATTGCACCTACGAAGGAGCATAATAGTTGTATGGTCGATCTATACAGCCGAGCGGGGCTACTCGAGAAGGCTGTGGAGGTGATAGAGAACATGACGTACCCAGCTGGTTCGACCATTTGGAGGACGATTCTAGCTGCCTGCCGTGTGCACAAGAAAACAGAGCTTGGGAGGTTAGCTGCAAAGAAGATCATTGATATGAAACCCGAGGACTCAGCTGCGTATGTGTTGCTGTCTAATATGTACGCAGAATCAGGAGATTGGCAGGAGAGAGCGAAAGTAAGGAAGCTGATGGAGGAGAGGAAGGTGAAGAAAGAAGCTGGTTATAGTTGGATTGAGGTGAAGAACAAGACTCATGCGTTCTTGGCGGGTGATCGGTCTCATCCTCTCAGAGATGAGATATATAAGAAGCTAGAGGGCTTAAGTAGACGGGTGAAGGATTTAGGGTATGAGCCGGATACGAGCTATGTGCTTCAAGATGTTGATGATGAGCATAAAGAAGCTGTTCTTGCTCAGCATAGTGAGAGGTTAGCTATTGCTTTTGGGTTGATCGCTACGCCAAAGGGAAGTCGTCTTTTGATCATTAAGAACCTTAGGGTGTGTGGGGATTGTCATGCGGTTATCAAAATGATAGCGAAGATTGAAGAAAGAGAGATTGTAGTTAGAGATACAAATCGGTTTCATCACTTTAGTAGCGATGGTGTTTGCTCATGTGGGGACTTTTGGTGA
- the LOC108853195 gene encoding putative F-box protein At1g21990, protein MGCRDLISSLPDEVLGKILSFLPTHIAASTSVLSKRWRNLLALVDKLDLCDASGGPLGFPEFVEKTLALFKNSPLIKTFHLNCEHKHEESRVDGWIRTALELGVLEELRLETVGMYLIETEFFTSNTLVDLTICDGFYPAGRLPAGEVFFPALKRLSLFSVAFADCDMYEDLVLGCPVLEELFLHYPDDNNPPAWAGIVSSPSIKRLTIYHEYPDYREVYDSLLLYTPSLLYLDYSGYVADKYDVDFDSLVEARLDLRPWEPLTDKDDDDDDRSSSSDCEDDTTDDDDSDFEDYADSFNSWDVTGLLTSISNIKTLHLSSASLEVFHFYCESMPVFHNLLTLSFESDKDKGWQVVPLLLNSSPNLQTLVIKGLVHKVTDRCGDACICIPKKKKKEDGVPCCLSTCRVKMLNISGYLGTCRERKQLSHFLATLKCLETVKVGVEVDNQQENHIHNRYMGIINALINLPRVSPNCQLQFF, encoded by the exons ATGGGTTGTAGAGATCTGATCAGCAGTCTGCCAGACGAGGTTCTCGGGAAGATCCTGTCCTTCCTTCCGACACATATCGCCGCTTCCACATCGGTTCTGTCCAAAAGATGGAGGAATCTTCTCGCGCTTGTAGACAAGCTTGATCTGTGTGACGCAAGTGGTGGTCCTCTAGGCTTCCCTGAGTTCGTGGAAAAAACACTTGCTCTCTTTAAAAACTCTCCACTCATCAAGACGTTCCATCTTAACTGCGAGCACAAGCACGAAGAGTCTCGTGTGGACGGTTGGATCCGCACTGCCCTGGAGCTCGGCGTCTTGGAGGAGCTTCGCTTGGAGACCGTAGGTATGTATCTTATAGAGACTGAGTTCTTCACGAGCAACACACTGGTTGACCTCACGATATGCGATGGATTCTACCCCGCCGGTCGCCTCCCCGCTGGTGAAGTCTTTTTCCCAGCCCTCAAAagactctctctcttctccgtgGCGTTTGCAGATTGCGACATGTACGAGGATCTCGTCCTTGGGTGCCCTGTGCTCGAGGAACTGTTCCTACACTATCCTGATGATAACAATCCCCCGGCTTGGGCAGGGATCGTCTCTAGCCCTTCCATCAAGCGACTGACCATCTATCACGAGTATCCCGATTACCGTGAAGTTTATGACTCTCTTCTGCTCTACACGCCCAGTCTTTTGTACCTTGACTACTCTGGTTATGTTGCGGATAAGTATGATGTTGATTTTGATTCCCTTGTTGAAGCAAGGCTTGATCTTCGTCCTTGGGAGCCACTTACAgacaaggatgatgatgatgatgatcgtaGTAGTAGTAGTGATTGTGAGGATGATACAACAGACGATGATGATAGTGATTTTGAGGATTATGCAGATTCTTTTAATTCTTGGGATGTTACCGGCCTGCTTACAAGTATAAGCAATATCAAGACCCTTCACTTGTCTTCGGCTTCTCTTGag GTCTTTCACTTTTACTGTGAATCAATGCCAGTCTTTCACAACCTCCTTACTTTATCATTTGAGAGTGACAAAGACAAAGGATGGCAAGTGGTGCCTCTTCTTCTCAACAGCTCTCCAAACCTACAAACTCTAGTCATCAAG GGCCTTGTGCACAAAGTTACAGATAGATGCGGGGACGCCTGCATCTGCATccctaagaagaagaagaaggaagatggAGTACCATGCTGTTTATCCACATGTCGAGTCAAGATGTTAAACATTTCAGGGTATTTAGGAACTTGTAGAGAGCGGAAACAGTTAAGTCATTTCTTGGCGACTTTGAAATGTCTTGAGACTGTCAAAGTTGGTGTTGAAGTTGATAACCAACAAGAGAACCATATTCATAATAGATACATGGGAATCATCAATGCTCTTATCAATCTTCCAAGAGTTTCGCCAAACTGTCAGCTCCAGTTCTTCTGA
- the LOC108849840 gene encoding 60S acidic ribosomal protein P2-1: MKVVAAFLLAVLSGKACPTSADIKGILNSVGAETEDSQIELLLKEVNGKDVAELIAVGREKLASVPSGGGGVAMASAPSAGGGGGAAPAAESKKEEKKEEKEESDDDMGFSLFE; this comes from the exons ATGAAGGTTGTCGCCGCGTTCTTGCTAGCCGTTCTGAGCGGAAAAGCTTGCCCAACCAGTGCTGATATCAAGGGTATCCTCAATTCAG TTGGTGCTGAGACAGAGGATTCTCAGATTGAGCTCTTGTTAAAGGAAGTCAATGGGAAAGACGTGGCTGAGCTGATTGCTGTCGGAAGGGAGAAGTTGGCTTCAGTACCCAGCGGTGGTGGTGGCGTTGCCATGGCTTCTGCTCCATctgctggtggtggtggaggtgcTGCCCCTGCTGCTGAGtccaagaaagaagagaagaaagaggagaaggaagaatCCGATGAT GACATGGGTTTCAGCCTGTTCGAGTAA
- the LOC108849780 gene encoding uncharacterized protein At2g27730, mitochondrial codes for MAATRSAIRFVTRRFSSGKVLSEEEKAAENVFIKKMEQEKLEKIARQGPGEQAAGSAKASGGGTSSAESAGPKVSEDKDRNYAVVAGVVAVVGAIGWYMKSGGKKQQPEAQE; via the exons ATGGCAGCAACAAGAAGCGCTATCAGATTTGTGACTCGCAGGTTCTCCAGTGGCAAAGTTCTTAGCGAAGAGGAAAAGGCTGCTGAGAATGTTTTCATCAAG AAAATGGAGCAGGAGAAGCTTGAGAAGATAGCTCGACAG GGTCCGGGAGAACAAGCAGCAGGTTCAGCCAAGGCTAGTGGTGGTGGAACTTCATCAGCTGAATCCGCGGGACCAAAGGTGTCAGAAGACAAGGACAGAAACTATGCGGTTGTGGCGGGTGTGGTGGCTGTCGTTGGTGCCATTGGTTGGTACATGAAATCAGGCGGAAAGAAGCAGCAGCCTGAGGCTCAAGAGTGA